One window of Bacteroidota bacterium genomic DNA carries:
- a CDS encoding polysaccharide biosynthesis tyrosine autokinase, whose amino-acid sequence MRYPNQPGPPGGSGSAHPEMWNASDAASDVAFYRPQERGEQLREFLDTLIRGRWLILGAVVIATVGAIIYSLSLPNRYQASSILRVEQKGGTSLAEMFSSGFPGRSGYSPRFLNNEMLVLRQSLPIAERAAERMLEIEADPTSTAELRIVRNQETGVLHSPQFLAFRLQRAVSISPADRDVDAIRISARSTIPTEAALIANVYAQEYIRRTQETSRASVSASREFLQTQVDKWADELSSRENDLQVFMSRENAIALNEESSFLVQQLSQLEARRDEAEIEAQLTRATLDARNAELEAIRPSLAERLASGVDQEIQAALERKVQLEEQLEAIYLRNPALRTDDVVPENVGELRRQIAALQGRIRTLSDQYVREMLAVGGMDPSQEGLTQVAQLQRTIIEGRITLSGLDARIGSLRDRITEYEQQLSQVPAQAIELAQLQRGRQSAEQTYLMLVNKLQELRVAEESELGYAELIRRALAPSFPYTPNRKMNVILAFLLGLGLGIAAAIARKQLDSRIHRPDDLRDMGETVIGIIPDMTELVKKEYDGQDTITQDGYTFDTRLVSLLNPLATVSEAYRGLRTNIQFSRPDVVVQTILVTSSNPTEGKSVTAANLAIVMAQAGRRVLLVDADLRRPTVHKKLGLNREPGLRDLLFAPDQFDATEFETVVENLYVVPAGGSTPNPSELLGSKRMREVLDMLKEEFDLVIFDAPPVTAATDAVLLSTQCDAVLAVVAANETRRHEVEHALGALRSVGGEVIGVLLNGFDASKAYGYSYKYRYGYSSYYGYSYRPEGVENA is encoded by the coding sequence ATGCGATATCCGAACCAGCCGGGACCCCCCGGGGGCAGTGGATCTGCTCATCCCGAGATGTGGAACGCCTCCGACGCTGCGTCCGACGTCGCCTTTTATCGACCGCAAGAGCGTGGGGAGCAGCTCCGTGAGTTCCTGGATACGCTCATTCGAGGGCGGTGGTTGATCCTTGGCGCCGTGGTTATAGCTACGGTTGGTGCGATCATCTATTCGCTGTCGCTCCCCAATCGCTACCAGGCCAGCAGCATTCTCCGCGTTGAGCAGAAGGGTGGGACCAGCCTCGCCGAAATGTTCTCGTCCGGCTTCCCTGGACGGTCAGGATACAGCCCGCGATTTCTCAACAACGAGATGTTGGTGCTGCGCCAGTCGCTCCCCATCGCGGAGCGCGCCGCAGAGCGGATGCTGGAGATCGAAGCCGATCCCACCAGCACCGCTGAGCTTCGCATCGTCCGCAACCAAGAGACGGGGGTGCTCCACTCCCCGCAGTTCCTCGCCTTTCGGCTCCAGCGAGCCGTCTCAATCAGTCCAGCAGATCGGGACGTGGACGCCATCCGAATTTCGGCGCGCAGCACGATCCCGACTGAAGCCGCGCTGATTGCGAATGTCTACGCGCAGGAATACATCCGCCGTACTCAGGAGACGAGCCGCGCCAGCGTCTCGGCCTCGCGAGAGTTCCTGCAGACGCAAGTAGACAAATGGGCCGACGAGCTTTCGAGCCGTGAGAACGACTTGCAGGTCTTCATGAGCCGCGAGAATGCGATCGCACTCAATGAAGAGTCGAGCTTCCTGGTGCAGCAGCTTTCGCAGTTGGAAGCACGCCGGGACGAAGCCGAGATCGAGGCCCAGCTGACACGGGCCACCTTGGACGCTCGCAACGCGGAGTTGGAAGCCATCCGCCCAAGTCTGGCCGAGCGGCTAGCCTCAGGGGTCGATCAGGAGATTCAAGCTGCCTTGGAGCGCAAGGTGCAACTCGAAGAGCAACTTGAGGCGATCTACCTACGTAACCCCGCTTTACGCACCGATGACGTGGTCCCCGAGAACGTTGGCGAGTTGCGGCGGCAGATTGCAGCGCTGCAAGGGCGCATCCGCACGCTCTCGGACCAATACGTGCGGGAGATGCTGGCAGTGGGAGGGATGGACCCCTCGCAAGAAGGCCTGACGCAAGTCGCACAGTTGCAGCGTACGATCATCGAAGGCCGTATCACGTTGAGCGGGCTCGATGCACGCATCGGTTCGTTGCGAGACCGCATCACCGAGTACGAGCAGCAGCTTAGCCAGGTGCCTGCTCAAGCCATCGAGCTGGCGCAGTTGCAGCGCGGTCGGCAGTCGGCCGAGCAGACCTACCTGATGCTGGTCAACAAGCTCCAAGAGCTGCGGGTGGCGGAGGAATCCGAACTCGGCTACGCCGAACTGATCCGCCGGGCACTGGCCCCGTCGTTCCCCTACACCCCGAATCGAAAGATGAACGTCATTTTGGCGTTCCTCTTGGGGCTTGGACTCGGAATCGCGGCCGCGATTGCCCGCAAGCAACTCGACAGCCGGATCCATCGCCCCGACGACCTTCGCGATATGGGTGAGACCGTGATCGGCATCATCCCGGACATGACGGAGCTCGTCAAGAAGGAGTATGACGGGCAGGACACGATCACGCAAGATGGCTACACGTTCGACACGCGTCTGGTGTCGTTGTTGAATCCGCTTGCAACGGTCAGCGAGGCCTACCGCGGCCTCCGCACAAACATCCAGTTTAGCCGGCCAGACGTGGTCGTCCAGACAATCTTGGTGACGAGCTCTAACCCAACGGAAGGCAAGAGCGTCACGGCTGCAAACCTGGCAATCGTGATGGCCCAGGCCGGGCGCCGTGTGCTGCTGGTGGATGCCGATCTCCGTCGCCCAACCGTCCACAAGAAGCTCGGGCTCAACCGAGAGCCGGGCCTCCGTGACTTGCTGTTTGCCCCGGACCAGTTCGACGCCACAGAGTTCGAGACGGTCGTCGAAAACCTCTACGTCGTTCCGGCTGGCGGGTCCACGCCTAATCCGTCCGAGCTCCTGGGTTCGAAGCGGATGCGCGAGGTGCTGGACATGCTCAAGGAGGAGTTCGACCTCGTCATTTTCGACGCGCCGCCCGTGACCGCCGCGACCGACGCCGTGCTCCTCTCGACGCAGTGCGACGCGGTGCTTGCCGTCGTGGCTGCCAACGAGACCCGTCGCCACGAAGTGGAGCACGCGCTGGGCGCGCTCCGCAGCGTGGGTGGCGAAGTCATCGGAGTGCTACTTAATGGCTTCGACGCCTCGAAAGCCTACGGATACAGCTACAAGTACCGCTACGGGTACTCCAGCTACTACGGATACAGCTATCGGCCGGAAGGGGTCGAGAATGCGTAG
- a CDS encoding acyltransferase: MDLPNVDPPNVRASSVSQTALIAASAQIDADVTIGHFCVIERDVVIGAGCRIGHHVVVHAGTRIGEGVRIDDHAVLGKQPMRAAASATTGGRTQPPAEIGHGCLIGTGAVLYAGCSVAERVLIADLATVREEVEIGERTIIGRGVAIENRCRIGARCKFETNAYLCAYSTVADDCFFAPGVLTSNDNYLGRDPARFDHFDGVTVERGGRLGVGAVALPGRIVRSEGVVAAAALLTGDAPHAHVVAGVPARPFREVPDTQRLD, translated from the coding sequence ATGGACTTGCCCAACGTCGACCCGCCCAACGTCAGAGCCTCATCCGTGTCACAAACCGCGTTGATCGCGGCGTCTGCCCAAATCGATGCCGACGTCACAATCGGCCACTTTTGCGTAATCGAGCGCGACGTTGTGATCGGAGCCGGTTGTCGGATCGGTCACCACGTCGTCGTGCATGCGGGGACCCGTATTGGCGAAGGGGTGCGGATTGATGACCACGCGGTACTCGGCAAGCAGCCGATGCGAGCCGCAGCCAGTGCGACGACCGGCGGCAGGACTCAGCCGCCTGCGGAGATTGGTCATGGCTGCCTGATCGGCACCGGTGCGGTGCTCTACGCAGGGTGTAGCGTGGCGGAGCGCGTGCTCATTGCGGACCTCGCCACCGTCCGAGAAGAGGTTGAGATTGGCGAGAGAACCATCATCGGGCGAGGAGTCGCTATCGAAAACCGATGCCGAATTGGCGCGCGGTGCAAGTTCGAGACGAATGCGTACCTGTGTGCCTATTCGACGGTCGCCGACGATTGCTTCTTTGCTCCCGGCGTGCTCACGAGCAACGACAACTATCTGGGCCGCGATCCGGCGCGGTTCGACCACTTCGATGGGGTGACGGTAGAGCGTGGGGGGCGCCTCGGCGTGGGGGCCGTCGCGCTTCCCGGACGGATCGTCCGGTCCGAGGGCGTAGTCGCGGCTGCGGCATTGTTGACAGGCGATGCTCCTCATGCCCACGTCGTTGCTGGCGTGCCGGCGCGCCCGTTTCGAGAGGTGCCCGATACACAGCGGCTCGACTGA
- a CDS encoding Gfo/Idh/MocA family oxidoreductase encodes MHNAPSVLLFGHGYWGKNIARNLHALGALGGVCEPDPGQVSVLAERYPDIPVYATVDEALKECATPAVAISTPAATHAELALRCLTDGRDVFVEKPLALTVADGDALVDMARQTGQILMVGHLLEYHPAVVELDRLVRTGALGALQYLYSNRLNLGRFRREENSLWSFAPHDIAVILRLVGTMPKQVEAFGGAYLRSDVADSTVTHLSFDGGVQAHIFVSWLHPYKEQRLVVVGAERMAVFDDRQPWPSKLVVHDKGADWVGDDPIPRAGAGTPVQLDEAEPLREELAHFLACVRDQSKPLTDGESGVRVLRVLEDAQNDLRRRVD; translated from the coding sequence GTGCATAATGCTCCCTCGGTTCTGCTCTTCGGCCATGGCTATTGGGGCAAGAACATCGCGCGCAACCTCCATGCACTCGGGGCGCTCGGCGGGGTCTGTGAACCGGATCCGGGCCAAGTCAGCGTGCTGGCCGAACGCTATCCGGACATTCCGGTCTATGCCACCGTAGACGAAGCACTCAAGGAATGCGCGACACCCGCGGTCGCCATCAGCACGCCGGCAGCCACCCACGCCGAGCTCGCCTTGCGGTGCCTTACCGATGGGCGCGATGTGTTCGTGGAGAAGCCGCTCGCCCTCACGGTCGCCGACGGCGATGCGCTAGTCGATATGGCCAGACAGACCGGACAAATCCTGATGGTGGGCCACTTGCTGGAGTACCATCCCGCTGTGGTCGAACTCGACCGGCTCGTCCGTACGGGTGCGCTCGGTGCGCTACAGTATCTCTACTCCAATCGCCTCAACCTTGGGAGATTTCGACGGGAGGAGAATAGCCTGTGGAGCTTTGCCCCCCACGACATCGCTGTCATCTTGCGACTCGTGGGGACTATGCCCAAGCAGGTGGAGGCCTTCGGCGGCGCCTACCTTCGTAGCGATGTGGCCGACTCAACAGTCACGCATCTCTCGTTTGATGGTGGCGTGCAGGCCCACATTTTCGTGTCGTGGCTGCACCCGTACAAAGAGCAACGCCTCGTCGTTGTCGGCGCTGAGCGCATGGCTGTGTTCGACGATCGGCAGCCGTGGCCGTCGAAGCTCGTCGTTCATGACAAAGGCGCCGACTGGGTGGGCGACGATCCGATCCCCCGCGCCGGAGCCGGTACTCCCGTCCAGTTGGACGAGGCCGAGCCGCTGCGGGAGGAGCTTGCGCACTTCCTTGCATGCGTGCGAGACCAGAGCAAACCGTTGACCGACGGCGAAAGCGGCGTTCGCGTGTTGCGCGTCCTCGAAGACGCTCAGAATGACCTCCGTCGCCGCGTCGACTGA
- a CDS encoding metallophosphoesterase family protein, with amino-acid sequence MRLALFSDVHANLHALEAVLDHIDRTGADCVACLGDLVGYNADPQPCLDLIRERCDIVVQGNHDAAVATGIGIEYLPRDGQTAAHLHRTALSDDDLAYLSRLPLVARIDVGTFVHASPERPAAWQRLETHWDIKNQFDHFVTPLCFLAHSHLPGVVADKIGVLSVKRGPRYLVNVGSVGQPRDRDPRACVAFFDSDSFSYRLDRVGYDVEGAVRRIDEVGLPKRLGQRLLRGM; translated from the coding sequence TTGCGGCTCGCCCTCTTCTCTGATGTGCATGCAAACCTGCATGCACTCGAAGCCGTCCTTGACCACATTGACCGCACCGGTGCCGACTGCGTCGCGTGCTTGGGCGACCTCGTCGGATACAACGCAGATCCGCAGCCCTGCCTTGACCTGATTCGAGAACGCTGCGACATCGTCGTGCAAGGCAATCATGATGCGGCCGTAGCGACCGGAATTGGGATCGAGTACCTCCCGCGTGACGGGCAGACCGCGGCCCACTTGCATCGCACAGCGCTCAGTGATGACGATTTGGCGTACCTATCGCGTCTTCCACTCGTTGCTAGGATCGACGTTGGCACGTTCGTCCACGCGTCTCCTGAGCGGCCAGCCGCCTGGCAGCGACTGGAGACCCATTGGGACATCAAGAACCAGTTCGACCACTTCGTGACGCCACTCTGCTTCCTCGCCCACTCGCATCTTCCCGGGGTAGTCGCGGACAAGATCGGCGTGCTTTCCGTGAAGCGCGGCCCCCGCTACCTCGTCAACGTCGGGAGCGTTGGTCAGCCGCGCGACCGCGATCCCCGTGCATGCGTGGCCTTCTTCGACTCCGACTCCTTCTCCTATCGTCTTGACCGCGTGGGCTACGACGTGGAAGGAGCCGTGCGCCGCATCGACGAAGTGGGACTTCCCAAACGACTCGGACAGCGGCTCCTTCGGGGCATGTAG
- a CDS encoding potassium channel protein, with the protein MLPRLPTSVEKRLARLDDRRAELVVGTLLLAGLLVVGTIGYMLIEGWSWLDAFYMTFITLSTIGFSEVGELSPLGRLFTIAIALVGIGAVAFMASRAIQYLVATQRYLENRMQRRIDALSNHYVICGYGRLGRRIAEDLKRSDLDVVVVDSAEVRTAELHDAGVLYVHGNAEEEATLIAAGIERAAGMVLTLPVDAANVFTALTARGLHDNLFILARTNHHPNIQKLLRAGVDKVISPYEIGADRMAQVILRPNVDRFMEQVMNVSALDLDMEEVVIERGALLDGMTLAASRFRSRFDVIVVAVSSQPVTQETQAMDLQAKGDVTWQFNPQAHTTLSAGDVLIVLGNPTAIEALRTGGCAAESGVS; encoded by the coding sequence ATGTTGCCCCGCCTTCCCACGTCCGTCGAAAAGCGCCTGGCACGGCTTGACGACAGGCGCGCGGAGTTGGTCGTCGGGACCCTGCTCTTGGCTGGCCTGCTGGTGGTCGGCACAATCGGCTATATGCTCATTGAGGGCTGGTCGTGGCTGGATGCGTTCTACATGACATTCATCACGCTCTCGACCATCGGCTTCAGCGAGGTCGGCGAACTCTCTCCGCTGGGCCGGCTCTTCACGATCGCGATTGCGCTGGTCGGCATCGGGGCTGTGGCGTTTATGGCGTCGCGAGCGATCCAGTACCTTGTCGCCACGCAACGCTACCTCGAAAACCGGATGCAACGCCGCATCGACGCCCTGTCGAACCACTACGTGATCTGCGGCTACGGGCGCCTAGGCCGACGCATCGCCGAAGACCTGAAGCGCTCTGACCTGGACGTGGTGGTGGTTGACAGCGCCGAAGTGCGGACGGCTGAGTTGCACGACGCCGGTGTCCTCTATGTACACGGCAACGCGGAGGAAGAAGCCACGCTCATCGCGGCCGGCATCGAACGCGCGGCTGGCATGGTACTCACGCTGCCGGTGGACGCCGCAAACGTGTTTACCGCCCTCACCGCCCGTGGCCTGCATGACAACCTCTTTATCCTGGCGCGCACCAACCACCACCCGAACATCCAGAAGCTGCTGCGCGCCGGTGTCGACAAAGTGATCTCGCCCTACGAGATCGGCGCCGACCGCATGGCGCAGGTGATCCTCCGCCCCAACGTGGACCGCTTCATGGAGCAGGTCATGAACGTCTCCGCGCTCGACCTCGACATGGAGGAAGTCGTAATCGAACGCGGAGCGCTGCTCGACGGGATGACGCTGGCGGCTTCGCGATTCCGCAGTCGGTTTGACGTCATCGTGGTGGCCGTGTCCAGCCAGCCGGTCACGCAGGAAACGCAGGCTATGGATCTGCAGGCGAAGGGCGACGTCACCTGGCAGTTCAACCCACAGGCCCACACGACCCTGAGCGCCGGTGATGTGCTCATCGTCCTGGGCAACCCTACCGCCATTGAGGCTTTGCGTACCGGTGGCTGCGCTGCCGAGTCCGGCGTGAGCTGA
- a CDS encoding L,D-transpeptidase: protein MRSLLLALVALVLTVAPVRAQQGDADQGPNYFSQSWLVDVIERRSPDLDEVPPVFYNYHIVQEDSRLQARLNLYREYGRENKPLVQLLNRNTLEDLRPGDTLIVPTRFGLDFRAYSPFPRYYPGARDLDQLVILDKSIQAYGAYEHGRLVRWGIINTGAESSVTPSGRFNINWKQEYRVSTLSPGFGSDDPDAELWEMYWVLNIHERRGIHLHQYALPTGGPASHGCVRLLEPDAKWMFYWADTWDKTGGTDISSVGATINDQGTMVLVIGDDISGKPDPFLRRATYPTLRMVNLPANPYDVPPGTDQQERFDRMLGMN, encoded by the coding sequence ATGCGCTCTCTACTCCTCGCCCTTGTTGCCTTGGTGCTGACCGTTGCCCCTGTACGTGCACAGCAGGGAGATGCCGACCAAGGCCCGAACTACTTCAGCCAGTCGTGGCTCGTCGATGTCATTGAGCGGCGCAGTCCCGACCTGGACGAGGTGCCTCCGGTCTTCTACAACTACCACATCGTGCAGGAGGACTCACGCCTCCAGGCCCGGCTCAACCTCTACCGGGAGTATGGCCGCGAGAATAAGCCGCTCGTCCAGTTGCTAAACCGCAACACGCTCGAAGATCTCCGTCCGGGCGACACGCTCATTGTTCCCACGCGCTTCGGCCTCGACTTCCGCGCCTACTCACCGTTCCCGCGCTACTACCCCGGCGCTCGCGACCTCGACCAACTCGTGATCCTCGACAAATCAATCCAAGCCTACGGCGCCTACGAGCACGGTCGCCTCGTCCGGTGGGGTATCATCAACACAGGCGCAGAGTCGAGTGTGACGCCGTCGGGCCGGTTCAACATCAACTGGAAACAGGAGTATCGCGTCTCAACACTCAGCCCGGGCTTTGGCTCCGACGATCCCGACGCGGAGTTGTGGGAGATGTACTGGGTGCTCAACATCCACGAGCGACGCGGCATCCACCTCCACCAGTATGCGCTTCCGACAGGAGGGCCAGCCTCACACGGCTGCGTGCGCCTACTCGAACCGGACGCCAAGTGGATGTTCTACTGGGCTGACACGTGGGACAAGACGGGCGGCACCGACATCTCGTCCGTCGGGGCAACCATCAACGACCAAGGCACGATGGTGCTCGTGATCGGTGACGACATCAGCGGCAAGCCAGACCCGTTCCTCCGTCGCGCGACGTACCCGACACTCCGGATGGTCAACCTCCCCGCGAACCCGTACGACGTGCCGCCCGGCACGGACCAGCAGGAGCGCTTCGACCGGATGCTGGGCATGAACTAG
- a CDS encoding choice-of-anchor I family protein produces MFRFPSLFLAALLFAPLAHAQLKAERVGQFETGIFDEGAAEIAAYDARTQRLFFVNADADEVVALDLSDPANPTQLFTIDVSADVASVGGVNSIDVRAYGGETLIAVAVEADPSTDPGTVAFYDALGRFVNQVEVGALPDGLAFAPDGQSLVVANEGEEDDGVDPLGSISIITGMQQGTGLSGIVFDVTTLDFVDFNAGGPRNNELADDFYLVTPGVSVAQDIEPEFVTVAPNSQEAYVSLQENNAIAVVDLVTQTITSVFTLGLQDFRTGPGLDASNRDDAINLQNWPLLALRHPDGMAMLNAFGQDYILTANEGDGRGFDELRGADLPLDPDSDFFDGFDTATLQDDGNLGRIEVSEAFSDTDGDGDFDRLVAFGTRSFSAFTPDGDLVYDSGDDIERAIATLIDEGDLPMEAFNANNDDNNSFDNRSDDGGPEPEGIVTGRVDRTDYIFVGLERVSAVAVFRVQADRTNPVVFETLLINRDFDAVAEAPGQDLGPEGLVFIPASDSPVGQALLVVSNEVSGSIAIWALGEGAPAFTLQLLHASDLEGNVNTIEDAPRFSAVVNALRPEFENSLLISSGDNYIPGPFFAAGSDRTVGAVVGEEGRGFADIALMNAIGFDASAIGNHEFDEGTDRFEDIIEPDSDGYDGTLFPYLSANLDVSPNGDLADLAVPGAEPAQPNSIAPSVILDVNGTQIGVVGATTPLLPIITSPENVIVKPEDPNDFDALAAIVQAEVDALTAAGVDKIIVVSHLQEFNIDQELVSRLTNVDIAIAGGSDRLLADETDILRAGDVADGPYPTLFQDAEGKDVPVVSTDGQYTYVGRLVIAFDAFGNVLPNSVNAGVSGAFATDDDGVERLGNPAPDETVVAIIDAVDTVLDAKLSNIFGATDVFLDGLRSEVRTEETNFGNLTADANLGFARTVDPGVQVSFKNGGGIRAPIGEIDSETGVRLPPQEIPGLRAEGEIAQLDIEAALSFNNGLSILELTAEQFVSALENGVSLVEFVGGRFPQVAGVQFSFDPAAAAESRVRTVALVDDDGAVLDVIAQDGVIQGDPNRVVKIVTLDFLAGGGDGYEEFANALSRVDLEDEADLGGLASFAPTGSEQDALAEFLVANFSATPFAVADTPVAEDSRIQNLGERDEDILTGNGVRGSLASSAEELPDVFALVGAYPNPFSSGMQIAFDLPQHADVSVRVFDMLGREVLAVERLDLAPGFGQTLRVDGRALASGLYVYQVRADSEMGSALASGRIVLVK; encoded by the coding sequence ATGTTTAGGTTTCCCTCCCTCTTTTTAGCGGCGCTCCTCTTCGCTCCGCTTGCCCACGCTCAGCTGAAAGCGGAGCGTGTGGGCCAATTCGAGACCGGCATCTTCGACGAAGGCGCGGCCGAAATCGCCGCGTACGATGCGCGCACACAACGCCTGTTCTTCGTCAACGCCGACGCGGACGAAGTCGTCGCCCTCGACCTCTCAGACCCAGCCAACCCCACCCAGCTGTTCACCATCGACGTGAGCGCCGATGTCGCGAGTGTTGGCGGCGTCAACAGCATCGACGTGCGCGCCTACGGTGGTGAGACGCTGATCGCGGTGGCCGTCGAAGCCGACCCGTCCACCGATCCAGGTACCGTAGCGTTCTACGACGCCCTCGGTCGCTTCGTCAACCAGGTTGAGGTAGGTGCGCTGCCCGACGGCCTCGCGTTCGCACCGGACGGCCAATCCCTCGTCGTCGCCAACGAAGGCGAGGAAGACGACGGCGTCGATCCCCTGGGCTCGATCAGCATCATCACGGGAATGCAGCAAGGCACGGGCCTGAGCGGCATCGTCTTCGACGTGACGACGCTCGACTTCGTAGATTTCAACGCAGGCGGTCCGCGTAACAACGAACTCGCCGACGACTTCTACCTCGTCACGCCTGGCGTCTCGGTCGCGCAGGATATCGAGCCGGAGTTTGTGACGGTCGCGCCGAACAGCCAAGAGGCCTACGTCTCGCTTCAGGAGAACAACGCCATCGCGGTGGTGGACCTGGTAACCCAGACCATCACGTCGGTCTTCACGCTGGGCTTGCAGGACTTCCGGACGGGTCCGGGCCTCGACGCCTCGAACCGCGACGACGCGATCAACCTCCAGAACTGGCCCCTGCTCGCGCTGCGCCACCCTGACGGCATGGCGATGCTGAATGCCTTCGGCCAGGACTATATCCTCACCGCCAACGAAGGCGACGGCCGCGGCTTCGACGAACTGCGCGGCGCCGACCTACCGCTCGACCCGGACTCGGACTTTTTCGACGGGTTCGACACCGCGACGCTGCAGGACGACGGCAACCTCGGGCGCATCGAGGTCTCCGAGGCCTTCAGCGACACCGACGGCGACGGCGACTTCGACCGCCTCGTGGCCTTCGGCACCCGCTCCTTCTCGGCGTTCACGCCTGACGGCGACCTCGTCTACGACTCCGGCGACGATATCGAGCGCGCCATCGCTACTCTGATTGATGAAGGCGACCTACCGATGGAGGCGTTCAACGCCAACAACGACGACAACAACTCCTTCGACAACCGCTCCGACGACGGCGGCCCCGAGCCAGAAGGCATAGTCACGGGCCGCGTGGACCGCACCGACTACATCTTTGTCGGGCTCGAGCGCGTGAGCGCCGTCGCCGTGTTCCGCGTGCAGGCCGACCGAACGAACCCGGTTGTCTTCGAGACGCTGCTCATCAACCGCGACTTCGACGCGGTAGCAGAGGCACCAGGCCAAGACCTCGGCCCGGAAGGCTTGGTCTTCATCCCCGCTAGCGACAGCCCCGTCGGTCAGGCCCTGCTCGTCGTCTCGAACGAAGTCAGCGGCTCCATCGCCATCTGGGCGCTCGGTGAAGGCGCACCGGCGTTCACGCTGCAACTTCTCCACGCCAGCGACCTCGAAGGCAACGTCAACACCATCGAGGACGCGCCGCGCTTCTCGGCGGTCGTGAACGCGCTGCGGCCAGAGTTCGAGAACTCGCTGCTGATCTCATCGGGCGACAACTACATCCCCGGCCCGTTCTTCGCAGCGGGCTCAGACCGCACGGTCGGCGCCGTCGTTGGCGAGGAAGGACGCGGTTTCGCCGACATCGCGCTGATGAACGCCATCGGCTTCGACGCCTCGGCCATTGGCAACCACGAGTTCGACGAAGGAACGGACCGCTTCGAGGACATCATCGAGCCCGACTCGGATGGCTACGACGGAACTCTATTCCCCTACCTGAGCGCCAACCTCGACGTCTCTCCCAACGGGGACCTCGCGGACCTAGCCGTGCCAGGCGCTGAGCCTGCACAGCCCAACAGCATCGCGCCGAGCGTCATCCTCGACGTGAACGGCACCCAGATTGGGGTGGTCGGTGCCACGACGCCGCTCCTGCCGATCATCACGTCGCCGGAGAATGTGATCGTGAAGCCCGAAGACCCGAACGATTTCGACGCGCTCGCGGCGATCGTCCAAGCTGAGGTCGATGCGCTCACCGCGGCGGGAGTCGACAAGATCATTGTCGTCTCGCACCTGCAGGAGTTCAACATCGACCAGGAACTCGTCTCGCGTCTCACCAACGTGGACATTGCCATTGCCGGCGGCTCTGACCGGCTTCTGGCCGACGAAACGGACATCCTGCGCGCAGGCGACGTGGCCGACGGCCCGTATCCCACGCTCTTCCAGGATGCCGAGGGCAAGGACGTGCCCGTTGTCTCAACCGATGGACAGTACACCTACGTCGGTCGCCTCGTGATCGCGTTCGATGCCTTCGGCAACGTCCTCCCGAACAGTGTCAACGCGGGCGTGAGCGGCGCCTTTGCCACCGACGACGATGGCGTCGAGCGCCTAGGCAACCCAGCACCTGACGAGACGGTGGTGGCGATCATCGACGCCGTAGACACGGTCCTCGACGCCAAGCTCTCCAACATCTTCGGCGCCACGGACGTCTTCTTGGACGGGCTCCGCAGCGAGGTACGCACCGAGGAGACCAACTTCGGCAACCTCACGGCCGACGCCAACCTCGGCTTCGCCCGCACGGTTGACCCAGGCGTCCAGGTGTCGTTCAAGAACGGCGGCGGCATCCGCGCTCCCATCGGGGAGATTGACTCGGAGACGGGTGTGCGTCTCCCGCCGCAAGAAATCCCCGGACTTCGCGCGGAAGGCGAAATCGCACAGCTCGACATCGAGGCCGCGCTCTCGTTCAACAACGGACTCTCGATTCTCGAATTGACGGCCGAGCAGTTCGTCAGCGCACTCGAAAACGGCGTCAGCCTCGTTGAATTCGTTGGCGGACGCTTCCCGCAGGTCGCGGGCGTGCAGTTCAGCTTCGACCCCGCTGCCGCGGCAGAGAGCCGGGTTCGCACGGTCGCGCTCGTCGACGACGACGGGGCCGTGCTCGACGTGATTGCGCAGGACGGCGTGATCCAAGGCGACCCGAACCGTGTGGTCAAGATCGTCACGCTCGACTTCCTCGCCGGCGGCGGCGACGGCTACGAGGAGTTCGCCAACGCGCTCAGCCGCGTCGACCTTGAAGACGAGGCGGACCTCGGCGGGCTTGCCAGCTTTGCACCGACCGGGTCGGAGCAGGACGCCCTCGCGGAGTTCCTCGTGGCCAACTTCTCGGCGACGCCGTTTGCCGTGGCCGACACGCCGGTCGCCGAGGACTCGCGCATCCAGAACCTGGGCGAGCGGGACGAGGACATCCTTACGGGCAATGGCGTCCGAGGTAGCCTCGCGTCGTCCGCCGAGGAGCTGCCGGACGTCTTTGCGCTGGTGGGAGCCTATCCGAACCCGTTCTCGTCGGGTATGCAGATCGCGTTCGACCTACCCCA